Part of the Bacteroidales bacterium genome, GCCCTTTTTCTTATTCTATATACTGGTATAAGAATCAAATGGAATTATTTTTGAGCAACAAAAAAATATCGCTTATTTTTTAGGCTTGGTCGGTGAAACGCCGTATCCCCATATACTTGAAAGTGCGAAAAACCCGTCTCCGAAAGTATTTTTAATATTGTTTTGGGCGAATAATAGAATTCCTCGTGCTGTTCAGTAAAGACAACGGCGGTGCCTTTTTTTGTCGGTTTCTGAATTTCAAAAATGGCTTTCCAGTGTCTCGGATAAAAATAGTTATTCCAAATAACGATCGTGCTGTCAAATTTGAATGTTCTCGTGTTCTTAATTAGTTTTTTGTTCCAGGCAAACGCTTTTTCACCGTTTAAGTCAAACAACAGACATCCTTCTTCCCTTATTTGGTTATAAAAATTTTTAAATATCTGCCTCAGTTCGGCTACCGTGCTGGTATAGTTTAGTGAATCGAAAGCACAAACGATC contains:
- a CDS encoding class I SAM-dependent methyltransferase; translated protein: MEKPYKHIAKYYDLLIPDLWYCKWYKFAEKVLRRKKINPSLIVDAGCGTGRLTNLLASLGPAIGFDRSAEMLKIARKKYPHIKFIKKSFLDFCLPDEKRADLIVCAFDSLNYTSTVAELRQIFKNFYNQIREEGCLLFDLNGEKAFAWNKKLIKNTRTFKFDSTIVIWNNYFYPRHWKAIFEIQKPTKKGTAVVFTEQHEEFYYSPKTILKILSETGFSHFQVYGDTAFHRPSLKNKRYFFVAQK